The genome window GAGATGGGTAAAATGACGCCAGCAGCCATGATGCGGGAAGCTCGGATTAAAACCGCACCATCATGAAGCAGGGTAGTGGGTTGGAACAAGGTCTGGATGAGTTCTTTAGAAACTTCAGCGTTCAACCTCACGCCTGGCACCGAAAAATCGCGCTCATCAATCGGAGCACTGGTTTCTAAAATCAATAGCGCTCCGATGCGGTTTTGGGAAAGTTCTTTGACTGCATCGACAATCTCATCAATGACATTGTCAGGTTTGGGAATAGCGCGGCGTGAAGGTTGAAACAATTGCAGAATTTCACCCCGCCCCAACTGCTCTAGAAAGCGGCGAAATTCTGCTTGCAAGATAAAGGCCATTGAGACAGCTGAGCCAATCACCAAGCTGTTCAAGACAAAACTCAAAAGTTTGAGTTTCAAGTTAGTGCTGACGGCTGCGGCTAGCATTAGGATAATGAATCCCCGTACCATCCACAGTGTCCGGCGCTCACCAATAATGATGAGCACCATATACGTCAGGAGTAGCACCAGTCCAATATCAATAATTTGAAGCAGCAAAGACTGAGTCCAACCTGGATCAGCCAGCCATCGCTTCCACAATTGTCCCATCAGAACCTGAATTACGCTTGCGCCTCAACGGGGACAACTGAGAGGCTGTGCAGCCTTCTAGCCTCCCAGTTGCCAGTCAAGAATATTTCGGTTAAGCCTTGTGCAAGTCACTGCATGGCCACCTGATCGTGAAGAAACTAGCAAGCTAGCTCTAAATCAGGTTAGCGGGTTAGGCCGTTAATCCGCTCAGGCGCTCTGGTAGGCGATCCTGTCGAATTAAATCTTGGTAAGTTTCCCGCTGCAGGATCAGGTTGGCTTCTCCAGCTCTAACTAAAACTGCTGCCGGACGAGGCAACCGATTGTAGTTAGAAGCCATGCTGTAATTGTAGGCTCCTGTGCCCATTACGACGAGAGTATCACCGGGTTCCGTTTGGGGCAGACTGGCTTCTTTGATCAAGATATCGCCGGATTCACAATGCTTGCCCGCGATCGCCACTGTCTCAGACATGGCTGCTGACATTTTGTTCGCGACTACGGCCCGATAAACTGATTGGTAGGTGATCGGTCTTGGGTTGTCAGACATGCCACCGTCCACAGTGACGTAGGTGCGAATGTCAGGCACTGTCTTCTGGCTACCTATCGTGTAGGCCGTAATGCAAGTGGGACCGACGAGCGATCGCCCTGGTTCGGAAAGGAGTTTGGGTAGGGCGATATTTTGGGCTTGGCAAGCTGCCGCGATCGCCTCACTGATCACCTTCACCCAAGCGTCAATGCTGGGTGGGTCATCGGATTCGGTGTAGCGAATCCCTAAACCACCGCCAATGTTGAGCTCTTGAATGGAGAGACCATAACCTGCAGCTTTAGTCAGCCACTGTACCATCACTCCTGCCAAGTCTTGGTGAGGTTGCAGCTCAAAAATTTGGGAACCGATATGAGCATGCAATCCAGCACAATTTAATGTGGGCTGCTGACTAACGAAGGTAAAGACTTCATCCAGTTGGTTGGGATCAAAGCCGAACTTGC of Trichocoleus sp. FACHB-46 contains these proteins:
- the lysA gene encoding diaminopimelate decarboxylase, whose product is MVSTYSVEVQNSGRQYLPAPGDAAATRSPNQFLLPLTAQVNGQDHLEVGGCDVTELVQQFGSPLYVVDEETLRTTCRQYRDAFKQYYPGESQVLYASKAWSCLAICAIAASEGLGIDVVSGGELYTALQARVSPDKLYFHGNNKSVAELEFAVESGCNIVVDNWLELQTLAGMPAKETPIRILLRLTPGIECHTHEYIRTGHLDSKFGFDPNQLDEVFTFVSQQPTLNCAGLHAHIGSQIFELQPHQDLAGVMVQWLTKAAGYGLSIQELNIGGGLGIRYTESDDPPSIDAWVKVISEAIAAACQAQNIALPKLLSEPGRSLVGPTCITAYTIGSQKTVPDIRTYVTVDGGMSDNPRPITYQSVYRAVVANKMSAAMSETVAIAGKHCESGDILIKEASLPQTEPGDTLVVMGTGAYNYSMASNYNRLPRPAAVLVRAGEANLILQRETYQDLIRQDRLPERLSGLTA
- the cdaA gene encoding diadenylate cyclase CdaA, with the translated sequence MGQLWKRWLADPGWTQSLLLQIIDIGLVLLLTYMVLIIIGERRTLWMVRGFIILMLAAAVSTNLKLKLLSFVLNSLVIGSAVSMAFILQAEFRRFLEQLGRGEILQLFQPSRRAIPKPDNVIDEIVDAVKELSQNRIGALLILETSAPIDERDFSVPGVRLNAEVSKELIQTLFQPTTLLHDGAVLIRASRIMAAGVILPISERTASRQLGTRHRAAMGITERIENCMCIVVSEETGSISLAERGTLNRPLTSSKLKELLEASFSPSVDREAVASDLRNFGRQIGSQGLALISRLLRLPSSASREKK